Proteins from a genomic interval of Pseudoalteromonas sp. MEBiC 03607:
- a CDS encoding TrkH family potassium uptake protein, whose translation MQFRTIIKILGQLVALFSITMVPPALVSLIYKDGGGVPFVLAFIFSVVIGLAAYYPNRHEHGDLKAREGFLIVVLFWLVLGTFAAVPLVFLQEPNLSLADSVFEAFSGLTTTGATVLTGIEYLPKSVLFYRQQLQWLGGMGIIVLAVAVLPMLGVGGMQLYRAETPGPVKDSKMTPRIADTAKHLWYIYVSLTIACTLAYWAAGMDWFDAICHAFSTIAIGGFSTYDASMGQFDSPVINFICVVFLLIAAINFSLHYAAVSSRSIRVYLRDPEFKVFLLIQLALVIVCFTVLSSNNIYADGDETLDQAMFQAVSMSTTAGFATDNFSAWPLFLPILLIFSSFIGGCAGSTGGGMKVVRVFLLYLQGIRELNRLVHPRAIYSIKLGRKALPDKVVEAVWGFFSAYALVFVIIMLALMGTGMDNISAFSATAACLNNLGPGLGEVAAHYGAISDSAKWLLTIAMVFGRLEIFTLLVLFTPTFWRG comes from the coding sequence ATGCAATTTCGTACCATAATTAAAATTCTCGGCCAACTTGTGGCACTATTTAGTATCACCATGGTGCCTCCGGCACTGGTGTCTTTAATTTATAAAGACGGTGGTGGTGTGCCATTCGTTCTTGCTTTCATCTTTAGTGTTGTGATTGGTTTAGCGGCTTACTATCCGAACCGTCATGAGCATGGTGATCTAAAAGCCCGAGAAGGCTTCTTGATTGTGGTTTTGTTCTGGCTGGTACTAGGTACCTTCGCAGCAGTGCCTTTAGTGTTCTTACAAGAGCCCAACCTCTCCTTGGCTGATTCCGTATTTGAAGCCTTTTCAGGGCTAACAACCACAGGTGCTACGGTACTAACCGGAATTGAATACCTGCCTAAGTCTGTACTCTTTTATCGCCAACAATTGCAGTGGTTAGGTGGTATGGGGATCATCGTACTCGCGGTCGCGGTACTGCCTATGCTAGGGGTCGGTGGTATGCAGTTATATCGTGCAGAAACCCCAGGACCTGTTAAAGACTCTAAAATGACGCCGCGTATTGCCGATACAGCAAAGCATCTTTGGTATATTTATGTATCGCTAACAATTGCCTGTACTTTAGCGTACTGGGCTGCGGGTATGGATTGGTTTGATGCGATTTGTCATGCGTTCTCTACTATTGCGATTGGTGGCTTTTCTACTTATGACGCGTCAATGGGGCAGTTTGATAGCCCTGTCATTAATTTTATTTGTGTGGTGTTTTTGCTTATTGCAGCAATTAACTTCTCACTTCACTATGCGGCGGTATCATCACGCAGTATTCGTGTTTATTTACGTGACCCTGAATTTAAAGTGTTCTTACTCATTCAATTAGCGTTGGTGATTGTCTGTTTTACGGTATTGTCATCGAATAACATTTATGCCGATGGTGATGAGACTCTCGACCAAGCTATGTTCCAAGCGGTATCAATGAGTACCACCGCGGGCTTTGCTACCGATAATTTTTCGGCATGGCCTTTGTTTTTACCTATTCTACTTATCTTTTCAAGCTTTATTGGTGGCTGTGCAGGTTCTACTGGCGGCGGCATGAAAGTAGTACGTGTGTTCTTACTTTATTTACAAGGTATTCGCGAGCTAAATCGACTTGTGCATCCTAGGGCTATTTACTCTATTAAACTGGGCCGAAAAGCGTTGCCCGATAAAGTAGTCGAAGCCGTTTGGGGGTTCTTTTCTGCCTATGCTTTGGTGTTTGTGATCATCATGCTGGCATTGATGGGGACGGGGATGGACAACATAAGTGCATTCTCTGCAACGGCCGCGTGTCTAAATAACTTAGGCCCTGGGTTAGGTGAAGTTGCTGCGCATTATGGTGCCATTTCAGATTCAGCCAAATGGCTATTAACGATAGCTATGGTGTTTGGTCGTCTAGAAATATTTACCTTGTTAGTGTTATTTACTCCAACCTTCTGGCGTGGATAA
- a CDS encoding flagellar brake protein → MPKTQKQINLEKLGCIPAGSLVDIEITTPTDSKRVKTEFIGLLNDQYIILNYPSIKRIANAHEYIKDAVMIIIRAVLETGGGQVIAFRQQVSAISSHPHRLIFLNFPQQVQLYSLRSETRIPTLFSANLLIKEQTLEGLIKDISLTGVQFDIDSKEDLSQLKGQECKVVLSKREFNGTVCRVRKRAAGFILGIQLDSSKDEMKGFMKEHLIDLSVLEK, encoded by the coding sequence ATGCCGAAGACACAAAAACAAATTAATCTTGAAAAACTGGGCTGCATTCCTGCTGGTAGTTTGGTTGATATTGAAATCACCACACCAACTGATAGTAAACGCGTAAAAACAGAGTTTATTGGTTTGTTAAATGATCAATATATAATCTTAAATTACCCATCTATAAAGCGGATAGCGAATGCACATGAATACATTAAAGATGCTGTAATGATTATAATACGTGCTGTACTTGAGACGGGTGGTGGTCAAGTCATTGCGTTTCGTCAGCAGGTTAGTGCAATTTCATCGCATCCTCATCGCTTAATTTTTCTAAACTTTCCACAGCAAGTGCAGCTTTATAGTTTAAGAAGTGAAACGCGAATTCCCACACTATTTTCTGCAAACTTACTGATCAAAGAGCAAACACTCGAAGGCCTCATTAAAGATATTTCTCTCACTGGCGTGCAGTTTGATATCGACAGTAAAGAAGACTTGAGCCAGCTCAAAGGGCAAGAGTGTAAGGTTGTGCTAAGTAAACGGGAGTTTAATGGCACTGTATGTCGAGTACGTAAAAGAGCGGCAGGTTTTATTTTAGGTATTCAGTTAGATTCGAGTAAAGATGAAATGAAAGGCTTTATGAAAGAACATTTAATCGACTTGTCTGTACTTGAAAAATAG
- a CDS encoding calmodulin, translated as MKTLHKTLALVALATSSAAFAADFDTLDVNGDGAISKSEASVSEALMSQFKELDTDGNGELSKEEYSKA; from the coding sequence ATGAAAACATTACATAAAACTTTAGCACTGGTAGCTCTAGCAACATCTTCAGCAGCGTTTGCTGCAGATTTTGACACATTAGATGTTAATGGTGATGGCGCTATTAGCAAAAGTGAAGCATCTGTAAGCGAAGCACTAATGAGTCAATTTAAAGAGCTAGATACAGATGGTAACGGTGAGCTTTCTAAAGAAGAGTATTCAAAAGCTTAA
- a CDS encoding calmodulin, with translation MNTVNKTLALMALVSSSAAFAMSDFDTLDVDGDGVISQSEASVDAELMSKFSELDTDGNGELSKQEFSKA, from the coding sequence ATGAACACAGTAAATAAAACACTTGCACTTATGGCACTAGTATCTTCATCAGCAGCATTTGCGATGAGTGATTTCGATACCCTAGACGTTGATGGCGATGGTGTAATCAGCCAAAGCGAAGCGTCTGTTGATGCAGAGTTAATGAGCAAATTCAGTGAACTAGACACTGACGGTAACGGCGAGTTATCGAAACAAGAGTTCTCAAAAGCTTAA
- a CDS encoding calmodulin, translated as MKTVNKTLALIALVSSSAAFAATDFDTLDVDGNGVISKSEAAVDANIMSQFKTLDVDGDGVLTEAEFSKAE; from the coding sequence ATGAAAACAGTTAATAAAACCTTAGCACTTATTGCACTTGTATCTTCATCGGCAGCATTTGCAGCAACAGACTTTGATACCTTAGATGTAGACGGTAACGGCGTGATCAGCAAAAGCGAAGCGGCCGTTGATGCAAACATCATGTCGCAGTTCAAAACATTAGATGTTGATGGCGACGGCGTTCTTACTGAAGCAGAGTTTTCTAAAGCCGAATAA
- a CDS encoding EF-hand domain-containing protein: MKQLSTTIAILALATSSAAFAQGVSFATFDTDGDGVISKEEASANTQLEKLFPELDSDGNGELSKEEFAQIQ, encoded by the coding sequence ATGAAACAGTTAAGCACAACAATCGCAATTTTAGCATTAGCAACATCATCAGCAGCTTTTGCACAGGGCGTAAGCTTTGCAACATTTGATACTGACGGCGATGGTGTGATCAGTAAAGAAGAAGCATCTGCAAATACACAGCTTGAAAAGTTATTCCCAGAGCTAGACAGCGATGGTAATGGCGAACTATCAAAAGAAGAGTTCGCTCAAATCCAATAG